From a region of the Lactuca sativa cultivar Salinas chromosome 4, Lsat_Salinas_v11, whole genome shotgun sequence genome:
- the LOC111880611 gene encoding uncharacterized protein LOC111880611 produces MSLIFKVDFEKAFESLNWDFLDSIMEQMNFRWKWMRWIRGYLGSIRASILINGAPMKEFNIKRGLRQGDPLAHFLFIIAIEGLKVNLHKSQVFGVGIIDLDVHRLASILKCEPTTFPFMYLGLSVGANMRLAKNGV; encoded by the exons ATGTCGTTAATTTTCAAAGTTGATTTCGAAAAAGCATTTGAATCTTTAAATTGGGACTTTTTGGATTCGATTATGGAGCAAATGAATTTTAGGTGGAAGTGGATGAGGTGGATTAGGGGCTATCTGGGTTCCATTCGGGCTTCTATCTTAATTAACGGTGCACCGATGAAAGAATTCAATATCAAAAGAGGATTGAGGCAAGGAGATCCATTAGCACATTTTCTCTTTATTATAGCCATTGAAG GATTGAAGGTGAATTTGCATAAAAGCCAGGTGTTTGGAGTGGGTATCATTGACTTGGATGTGCATAGGCTTGCTAGCATTCTCAAGTGTGAGCCGACCACTTTTCCTTTCATGTATCTTGGCTTATCGGTGGGGGCTAACATGAGGCTTGCTAAAAATGGAGTCTAG